TTGTCCGCGCACCAGGTGCAGTGGCCGTCCGCGCCGTTGGCGGTCACCAGGGTCGAGTCATCATCGGAAAAAACGGAAATCCAGTCTCCGGCGTTTACCGTGCCTGAAGCAACGGCGAGCACCGTGTCGCCTTTTTTCGGCGCGCCGGCGAGCAGGTACCCGGGCGAATGCGCACCGTACGAGGTGGCCGGGTCAAGATGCACCGAGGTCGAAAAGTTCTGGGTTGTCAACCAACCGTTTGCGCCGAGATTGATGAACGTCTTGTCCGGCCCGGCGCCGCGCAGCGCCACGCTGCTCCTGAGCCGCACCGTGCCGTTCACGTAATAAGTGCCCGCCGGAAGATACACCGCGGTGTTGTCAGCGGCGGAATTAATGCAGGCCTGGATCGCAGGGCCGTCGTCGGTAACGCCGTCACCGGCAAGGCCGGTGCAGTTGACAGAAGGGTAAACAGGGAGAATGCCGTTGTTCCACAGGTCGGATCCGGCGACCCAGTGGATCCGGCGGCAGCCTGCGGGGCAGGAGTTCGGGTCGTCGGGGAGGGAATAATAGGCGAAGGCGTGGGAGGGAATGCAAAGAATTATCGCCGACATAAAAGATGATACGAAGTAAAAGGAGATAAAAAAGATATTTTGCCTTGCCGACATGAAATCCTCCCGTGTTTACTTTCCCGGCGATTGATCCTTTGTCAACTCCTCCGTCAAATGCCCATACGCCTTTTCATTCATGTGTATGCCGTCATCCGAGAGTTTTTCCGATTTGATTTTCGGAAGGAGTATGCTGTAAGCATCCAGCAGCCGCACCTTATATTGGCCTGCGAGCCGACGGATCCCGTCGTTGATCTTCGTCTGGCAGCCGTCTATCTCCGGCCGGTAAAGAACGCGGTACATCAACGGCAGTTTGAACGCCGGCGGAATGGTGGCCAGCACGATCTCGTCAAAATGCCCCTGATGATTTTTGATGATCCCCTCTATTGACAAAAGGCATTGCTCGACGATGGCGTCCCTCCGCTCGAGATTGGTGCTTATGCTCTTGACGTCATTGCCGCCGGCAAAGATGATCAGCATTGCTCCCGAGAGTGAATCGCGGTAACGGTCGGACCGCAGGCGTATCTGCACCGAGGTCTGGCTCGGAATGCCGAGGTTGAGCACGTCGCCGCCGGGGTATCTCCAGTTCCATGCGTGAGAGTCGCCGAGAAGCACAACGGCATGATGGCCCTTGGCAATTGCGTCGAGGTTCCATGCCTGCCCGCCGATGGGGTCCAAACGCGAATCGTTGTATTTGTCAAGTGCCGTAACGGCGATGTGATAGCCGTAGAAATTGGCGGCAAGGGAGAAGAGAAGGACGAAGGAGAGACCGGTGATGAGGAGGGGGAGAGGTTTGAGTTTCATGGTTTAAATAATATTCCGTGTAAATGGTTCGGCATTACGATAAATTCATCCAAATCAACATGGGGATATTGTTCCGCCAACCATTGCCATTTTTCCCGGACGATATTTCCGTTTTGATTCAGGAATAATTTTCCGTTGATTATTTCATATCCGGGTAAACGAATGGAATGGCGATGATGGATTGAAGGATTAAACGGCATCGTTTGCAGAAAATGAGAAATATTATTTCCCTTTTTTCGCCCTGTATTCCTCCGAATATTTTCTCACCGCGTCAAGCAGCCCCTTGTCGATGTTCTTGAGGTAGCCCTTTTCAAACCCGCCCTGCACCGCGGCGCGCCACGCGTCTTCGGCCGCTTGGGGCACGGGGTTCACCGCGAGGCCGTATTTCTTCATGACCGTGACCGCCTCGTCGTCGGCCTTGAGGATGTCGGCCTGCATGTCCGCGCCCACCTTCTGCGCGGCGGAGTCGAGCCTGGCGGCGAGGGCAGGGTCGAGCTTGGCCCACGCGTTTGCGCTCACCACGATGCCGCCGATGAGCGGCGCCCATTTCATGGCGCACATGTTCTTGGCGATGCCGAACCACTGGTACGACGCGGCCGACAGCGCGGTGGCCGAGAACGCGTCGATCATTCCGCTTTGCAAAGAGGTCATGATGTCGGGGGGCGTGAGCGGGACAACGTGGAACCCGCTTTCCTTCCACACCATCACCGCGTCCGGGTCGCCGCTCCACACGAACATCTTCTGCGCCTTGAGGTCGTCGGGCGTCACCACCGGGTTGCGCGAGAAGAAGTGCACCCAGCCCACGAACGACCAGATCAGGACCTTGAACCCGCGCTTTTCGAGCTCCGCGGCGAACACGGGTTTCATTTTGTCAAGAACGTAGTCGAGCTCATCGTTGCCGCGGATGAAGAGCGGGAGCTGCACCGTGATGATCTCGGGAAAGATGCGGCTGAGGCCGATGCCGGTGAGGCCCGCGGCGTTGAGCTGGCCGATGCGCATCTTGCGGATCATGTCCGCCTCGTCGCCCGCGATGCCGCCGGGGTAGATCCGCAGCTCGACGGCGCCGAAGGAGATTTTTTCCCATTCGGCGCCGAGCCGCTGCAGGCCCTTGTCCCAGGGCGAGCCGCCGGGCGCGAGGCTGCCGAGCTTGATAGTGACGCTCGCGGCGGAAGCCGAGAAAAGGCACGCCGAGAAAAAGGCGCAGCAGAGCATCCGGGCGTTCATTTGGTTGTGTCTCCTTCCGCGGGCAGGAAAAAGGCGTCGGTGTGATCGAGCAGCCAATGCGCCTTCTGTATGTTCAGAATGTTGAGGAGCCTGTTGCCGGGACACTTGTTCACGTCGACCTTGAGCGCGGTTTCGACAAGGGACTTGAACTCCGCCAGGTTCTGGTTCTTGACGCATACCGTGGTCGCGAGCGCGATATAGGGGCTCGATTTGCATCCCTTGGAATACGCCACCGCCTTGTTGAAATGTTCACGCGCCTTTTCCTCGCTGCCGCCCATCGCCGCGGGCATGGCGCCGTAATAGGTGATGAAGAACTCATGCGCCGCGCCTTCGCTGTATCCGTCGTTGAGTTCCAAAACTTTATTGGCGAGCGCGACCGCCTTTGGGATGTCGACCATCAGGCTCACGTCGCCCTTGTCCGCCGTGAACGCGGCCATCCACGCCATGCCGAGCCAGTACAGGTACGACGTGTCGCGCGCCGAGATGCCGTGGAACGCGTCGGCGAAATCGTTCTTGTCAAGGTATTCCATGA
This genomic window from Chitinivibrionales bacterium contains:
- a CDS encoding TRAP transporter TatT component family protein; amino-acid sequence: MRWSSKNIFPWLFIILALLISGCVKTTTVNLMAGALSKESGAAVFSGDDDPGLVGDAMPFAIKLYESLVASSPNNRPLLLATGKSLCMYAYAFVQVPAEQLTYTDLDTKNEMLQRAKRLYLRGRDYILRAITLRHPHFMEYLDKNDFADAFHGISARDTSYLYWLGMAWMAAFTADKGDVSLMVDIPKAVALANKVLELNDGYSEGAAHEFFITYYGAMPAAMGGSEEKAREHFNKAVAYSKGCKSSPYIALATTVCVKNQNLAEFKSLVETALKVDVNKCPGNRLLNILNIQKAHWLLDHTDAFFLPAEGDTTK
- a CDS encoding GDSL-type esterase/lipase family protein; this translates as MKLKPLPLLITGLSFVLLFSLAANFYGYHIAVTALDKYNDSRLDPIGGQAWNLDAIAKGHHAVVLLGDSHAWNWRYPGGDVLNLGIPSQTSVQIRLRSDRYRDSLSGAMLIIFAGGNDVKSISTNLERRDAIVEQCLLSIEGIIKNHQGHFDEIVLATIPPAFKLPLMYRVLYRPEIDGCQTKINDGIRRLAGQYKVRLLDAYSILLPKIKSEKLSDDGIHMNEKAYGHLTEELTKDQSPGK
- the dctP gene encoding TRAP transporter substrate-binding protein DctP, with translation MNARMLCCAFFSACLFSASAASVTIKLGSLAPGGSPWDKGLQRLGAEWEKISFGAVELRIYPGGIAGDEADMIRKMRIGQLNAAGLTGIGLSRIFPEIITVQLPLFIRGNDELDYVLDKMKPVFAAELEKRGFKVLIWSFVGWVHFFSRNPVVTPDDLKAQKMFVWSGDPDAVMVWKESGFHVVPLTPPDIMTSLQSGMIDAFSATALSAASYQWFGIAKNMCAMKWAPLIGGIVVSANAWAKLDPALAARLDSAAQKVGADMQADILKADDEAVTVMKKYGLAVNPVPQAAEDAWRAAVQGGFEKGYLKNIDKGLLDAVRKYSEEYRAKKGK